In Candidatus Persebacteraceae bacterium Df01, a genomic segment contains:
- the yajC gene encoding preprotein translocase subunit YajC, whose amino-acid sequence MIDIAYAQSGAAPEGSALTSFLPLILIVIIFYFMLIRPQQKNAKAHRNMLAALSVGDEVVTSSGIFGKVTKINDGVVVINTGKVEIAFQKQAIQSLLPAGSIEKI is encoded by the coding sequence ATGATTGATATTGCTTATGCACAAAGTGGGGCGGCACCAGAAGGAAGCGCACTGACAAGCTTTTTACCTCTAATTTTAATTGTCATCATCTTTTACTTTATGCTGATTCGTCCACAACAAAAAAACGCCAAAGCTCATCGCAATATGCTGGCAGCGTTGTCGGTCGGCGACGAAGTGGTAACCAGTTCCGGTATTTTTGGCAAAGTCACTAAAATCAATGACGGCGTCGTAGTAATCAATACGGGAAAAGTTGAAATCGCTTTTCAAAAGCAGGCCATTCAATCGCTGTTGCCTGCCGGTTCCATAGAAAAAATATAA
- the secD gene encoding protein translocase subunit SecD: protein MSRFPVWKHTMVALLIMIASVYALPSAYSKSPVIQVRAGSGAANTPATLGTIRKALNEANLSASHLSLQNGVVQAVFEQSEDQVAARAVIAEALGGRYVVAYNTASTAPAWMRSVGAEPLALGLDLRGGVYFLLQVDLDFAAQKRLNGIAGEMKNALSDTGARIRIEEGAIVVETTTASSERVLAIIEDKFRDLLPPDESSSTMRFTLTPTAMDEIIDLTMQQNLQTLRNRVDELGVAEPVITRQGADRIAVQLPGVQDTAQAKKVLGRTAALELRGVDESKTASEAVIRRAKRGRPPAGTELFYDRDGDPLLLERQVVIGGDNITDARPTYDQNNRPAVHLSLDSAGAEKIKRYTRPRVGQQLAILLLDKDSAEVISAPVINEELYASFIIHGRMSASEAAELSLLLRSGALAAPLEIVEERTVGPSLGADNIRRGINSVIGGFAAIAFFIAAYYAAFGMISVGALLANLIMLTALLALAGATLTLPGLAGFALTLGMAIDANVLINERIREEVDAGKSALAAINTGYERAFTTIIDSNVTTLIAGIALFAFGSGPVRGFAVVLCFGILTSMFSAVQGSRSLVNLAFERRHAKSLSLGLRILNLKRVLPLMKYRRYTGALSAIFLIICIVSLGARGLNFGIDFTGGTVIETAFERPPAIATVRQSMANIGLADAPIQQSGDGLLIIKAPPGENGSELSSRVLEALREVDTDVTLRRLEYVGPQVSDELFIAGALALLCVVAGIMMYLSMRFKWRMAVGAIVANLHDVVFILGLFSLFQWEFNLPVLAAILAILGYSVNETVVIFDRVRENFRGQRRLNSPIDTLDSAISQTWARTIITHGSTQLAVLSMLFFGGDALFLFALALTIGIFSSIYSSVLISGPIALRLGMSREDFIQKENDPKAENSAGAVI, encoded by the coding sequence ATGTCACGGTTTCCAGTATGGAAGCATACGATGGTGGCATTGCTCATCATGATTGCCTCCGTTTATGCCCTACCCTCAGCGTATTCTAAATCGCCAGTAATTCAAGTACGTGCCGGTAGTGGTGCAGCGAACACGCCCGCCACGTTGGGCACCATACGTAAAGCACTGAACGAAGCCAACTTATCTGCTTCCCATTTGTCTTTGCAAAACGGTGTGGTGCAGGCGGTTTTTGAACAATCCGAAGATCAAGTTGCCGCTCGAGCCGTCATCGCCGAAGCGCTCGGCGGGCGCTATGTAGTAGCCTACAACACCGCCAGCACTGCACCAGCGTGGATGCGCTCCGTCGGCGCCGAACCGCTGGCATTAGGATTGGATTTACGCGGGGGAGTATATTTTTTGTTGCAAGTGGACTTGGATTTTGCCGCACAAAAACGCCTCAACGGTATTGCCGGTGAAATGAAAAACGCGCTGTCCGATACCGGCGCCCGCATCCGCATTGAAGAAGGTGCCATTGTGGTGGAAACCACTACCGCCAGTAGCGAACGAGTGCTGGCCATTATTGAAGATAAATTTCGCGACTTGCTGCCACCTGATGAATCGTCATCAACGATGCGCTTTACGCTCACTCCCACCGCGATGGATGAAATTATTGACCTTACAATGCAGCAAAATTTGCAAACACTGCGCAACCGGGTAGATGAATTGGGAGTCGCCGAACCGGTTATCACTCGCCAAGGGGCTGACCGTATTGCTGTACAACTTCCCGGTGTACAAGATACGGCACAAGCCAAAAAAGTATTGGGGAGAACAGCAGCACTGGAATTACGCGGCGTAGACGAAAGTAAGACAGCGTCCGAGGCCGTGATACGCCGCGCCAAACGTGGGCGTCCACCGGCAGGTACAGAATTATTTTATGATCGCGACGGCGACCCGTTGCTGTTGGAAAGACAAGTCGTTATCGGTGGCGACAACATTACTGATGCACGTCCAACCTATGACCAAAATAATCGTCCGGCAGTACATTTATCGCTGGATTCGGCAGGCGCCGAAAAAATCAAGCGCTACACTCGCCCGCGGGTTGGGCAACAGTTAGCAATTTTGTTATTGGACAAAGATAGTGCCGAAGTTATCAGCGCACCAGTAATCAATGAAGAGCTGTACGCCAGTTTTATTATTCACGGACGCATGAGTGCCTCCGAAGCGGCGGAATTGTCATTGTTGTTACGCTCCGGCGCGCTGGCAGCACCGTTGGAGATTGTAGAAGAACGCACCGTCGGTCCCTCACTGGGAGCTGATAACATTCGTCGCGGCATTAATTCGGTTATTGGAGGCTTTGCTGCCATCGCCTTTTTTATTGCTGCCTATTACGCCGCTTTCGGTATGATTTCAGTCGGTGCGCTACTGGCTAACTTAATCATGCTGACTGCGCTGCTGGCACTGGCAGGTGCAACACTGACGCTGCCCGGTTTGGCCGGTTTTGCGCTAACGCTAGGCATGGCGATTGACGCCAACGTACTTATCAATGAGCGCATTCGCGAGGAGGTGGACGCCGGCAAGTCAGCACTCGCCGCCATTAACACTGGCTACGAACGCGCCTTCACTACCATTATTGATTCCAATGTGACAACATTAATCGCCGGCATAGCTCTGTTTGCTTTTGGCTCCGGTCCTGTACGTGGCTTTGCCGTCGTCCTGTGTTTTGGCATTTTGACATCCATGTTCTCGGCAGTGCAAGGTTCACGTTCGCTAGTTAATCTCGCATTTGAACGACGTCACGCCAAATCACTGTCTTTGGGATTGCGCATTCTCAATCTTAAAAGAGTACTGCCGCTGATGAAATATCGCCGCTACACCGGCGCGCTGTCAGCCATTTTTTTGATTATCTGTATCGTGTCACTGGGGGCACGCGGACTCAATTTCGGCATTGATTTTACTGGCGGCACGGTAATTGAAACCGCTTTTGAGCGCCCGCCAGCAATTGCTACAGTACGTCAGTCCATGGCCAATATTGGACTCGCGGACGCGCCAATCCAGCAAAGCGGCGACGGATTACTCATCATTAAAGCGCCACCAGGAGAAAACGGTTCGGAGCTTTCTTCGCGAGTGCTGGAGGCTTTGCGCGAAGTGGACACTGACGTCACGCTACGGCGATTAGAATATGTAGGACCACAAGTAAGCGATGAATTGTTTATTGCCGGTGCACTGGCGTTGCTGTGCGTGGTGGCGGGAATTATGATGTATCTGTCCATGCGATTTAAGTGGCGAATGGCGGTAGGTGCGATTGTTGCCAACTTGCATGATGTAGTGTTTATTCTCGGCCTGTTTTCGCTCTTTCAGTGGGAATTTAATCTACCAGTACTAGCGGCAATACTCGCCATTTTAGGCTATTCCGTCAATGAAACGGTGGTAATTTTTGACCGTGTTCGCGAAAATTTCCGAGGACAACGCCGTCTTAATAGTCCCATTGACACTTTAGACAGCGCAATTAGCCAAACATGGGCACGCACGATTATCACCCACGGTTCCACGCAATTAGCAGTATTATCTATGCTCTTTTTCGGTGGAGATGCATTATTTTTATTTGCGCTTGCACTAACAATTGGTATTTTTTCTAGTATTTATTCGTCGGTTCTAATCAGCGGTCCAATTGCATTACGGCTTGGTATGTCACGTGAAGATTTTATTCAAAAAGAAAACGACCCTAAAGCAGAAAATTCTGCTGGAGCGGTAATCTGA
- a CDS encoding MFS transporter, giving the protein MTSSTPALRVLPVASLLAAAALLALGHGLLGSVLALRALGAGEDAGAIGFFMSAHFVGLLLGAATCQSMIFRVGRIRMFAAFASLISAISVAHLLIEGVVAWAALRLAHGYAYAVIVVVVESWLNGHAVAQTRGRLLAIYGIVSMSALGAGQLLLNVAPPSEFSLLVLSSILISLSLLPVALAGPQREPAILAAGRLSLWRVWRKFPLEAAGALILGMVFSSLLALGPVYARDMDFSRGEIAIFMAAPLLASVVIQFPLGWLSDRMDRRYIILFSSLVAAMAAAMLTTEGSFWQRCALSLLLGGFFIPLYSLCLARANDKIGEQSLLATAGAIMMLYSLGSAPAPLVVGFFMRTHTPSALFASLAVLLLGLATIVIWQLIRHPYSPTRAEPFQVTPTPSSSTSPLLRTDPRSQRNAIANDNKKS; this is encoded by the coding sequence GTGACTTCATCCACCCCAGCATTGCGAGTTTTACCCGTGGCGTCGCTGTTAGCCGCAGCGGCACTGCTGGCCTTAGGGCATGGACTACTGGGTAGCGTGCTGGCACTGCGGGCGCTTGGCGCTGGTGAAGATGCTGGCGCTATTGGTTTTTTCATGTCGGCACATTTTGTTGGCTTATTACTGGGAGCGGCAACCTGCCAATCAATGATTTTTCGTGTTGGCCGCATCCGTATGTTTGCGGCCTTTGCTTCGCTCATTTCTGCTATCAGTGTGGCGCACTTGTTGATCGAGGGAGTTGTTGCCTGGGCTGCATTACGTTTGGCACACGGTTATGCTTATGCCGTTATTGTGGTAGTGGTAGAAAGCTGGCTCAACGGTCATGCTGTGGCACAAACACGCGGACGGTTGCTAGCAATTTACGGGATTGTTTCCATGAGTGCGCTAGGAGCCGGGCAATTACTGCTAAATGTTGCGCCGCCATCAGAATTTTCTTTACTAGTGCTTTCATCTATTCTAATATCCCTATCTTTGCTACCGGTTGCACTAGCTGGTCCACAGCGCGAGCCTGCGATATTGGCTGCTGGACGGTTAAGTTTATGGCGGGTATGGCGGAAATTTCCTCTAGAAGCAGCAGGCGCCCTTATATTGGGCATGGTTTTTTCGTCATTGCTTGCGTTAGGACCGGTGTACGCGCGCGATATGGATTTTTCCCGCGGTGAAATCGCTATCTTTATGGCGGCACCATTGTTAGCATCAGTAGTGATTCAATTTCCGCTGGGTTGGTTATCTGATCGTATGGATAGGCGCTACATAATTCTTTTTTCCTCATTGGTTGCAGCAATGGCGGCAGCAATGCTAACGACAGAAGGTAGTTTTTGGCAGCGATGCGCTTTATCGTTGCTGTTGGGTGGCTTTTTTATTCCGCTGTATTCTTTGTGTTTGGCGCGCGCCAACGATAAAATTGGTGAGCAATCTTTGTTGGCGACAGCAGGGGCGATTATGATGCTGTATTCTTTAGGTTCGGCGCCAGCGCCTCTAGTGGTTGGATTTTTCATGCGCACACACACCCCTTCGGCTTTGTTTGCATCGCTGGCGGTGTTGCTATTGGGGTTAGCGACCATAGTAATTTGGCAATTAATTCGACATCCGTATTCACCAACACGAGCTGAACCTTTTCAAGTTACGCCGACGCCATCATCATCCACTTCTCCATTACTACGTACCGACCCTCGGTCTCAACGAAACGCTATTGCTAACGACAATAAAAAAAGCTGA
- the thiC gene encoding phosphomethylpyrimidine synthase ThiC, protein MALDALPNSKKIYVTGSRDDIRVPMREISLSPTELNGDTRINLPVTVYDTSGPYTDPKAIIDVRAGLPCVREGWISERGDTVAQDEPTSAFGRARLADSRLDVLRFPTPPLPRNAINGARVTQMHYARRGIITPEMEFVAIRENQRHNAAEVQNAHRGQAFGAAIPREVTPEFVRDEIARGRAIIPANINHPESEPMIIGRNFLVKVNANIGNSAVSSGIGEEIEKMTWAIRWGADTVMDLSTGKNIHETREWIVRNAPVPIGTVPIYQALEKVDGKAEDLTWELFRDTLIEQAEQGVDYFTIHAGVRMAYVPLTAKRMTGIVSRGGSIMAKWCLAHHKESFLYERFGEICEIMRAYDVSFSLGDGLRPGALADANDEAQFAELKTLGELTQTAWENDVQVMIEGPGHVPMQLIKENMEKELDSCCEAPFYTLGPLVTDIAPGYDHITSAIGAAQIGWYGTAMLCYVTPKEHLGLPNKDDVKTGIITYKISAHAADLAKGHPGAQARDDALSRARFEFRWEDQFNLSLDPDTARRFHDETLPQESAKVAHFCSMCGPKFCSMKITQEIRDYAAQQELDTNHAVAQGMEEKSVEFRQSGGKIYS, encoded by the coding sequence ATGGCATTGGACGCCTTACCCAATTCAAAAAAAATTTATGTAACTGGCAGCCGCGATGATATACGCGTGCCCATGCGCGAAATTTCCTTGTCACCTACCGAGCTCAACGGCGACACTCGGATTAATCTACCGGTTACCGTGTATGACACATCCGGCCCTTATACTGACCCGAAAGCAATTATAGATGTGCGCGCCGGTCTGCCCTGTGTACGCGAAGGATGGATTAGTGAACGCGGCGATACGGTTGCTCAAGATGAACCAACATCTGCTTTTGGTCGCGCTCGGCTGGCCGATAGTCGGCTGGATGTTTTGCGCTTTCCTACGCCACCACTACCGCGCAACGCCATTAATGGAGCTCGCGTAACGCAAATGCATTATGCCCGCCGCGGTATTATCACACCGGAAATGGAATTTGTCGCTATCCGTGAAAACCAGCGCCACAATGCTGCCGAAGTGCAAAACGCCCACCGTGGACAAGCCTTTGGCGCCGCCATTCCACGGGAAGTCACTCCCGAATTTGTGCGTGATGAAATAGCTCGCGGACGAGCGATTATTCCAGCTAATATTAATCATCCCGAGTCCGAACCGATGATAATCGGACGAAATTTTTTAGTTAAAGTAAATGCGAATATCGGTAATTCGGCCGTTTCATCTGGTATCGGCGAAGAAATTGAAAAAATGACTTGGGCAATTCGCTGGGGTGCCGACACAGTGATGGATTTGTCTACAGGAAAAAATATTCACGAAACGCGCGAGTGGATTGTCCGCAACGCCCCCGTCCCCATCGGCACTGTTCCCATCTATCAAGCGCTGGAAAAAGTAGACGGTAAGGCTGAAGATTTGACGTGGGAACTTTTTCGCGACACGCTCATAGAACAGGCAGAACAAGGAGTAGATTATTTCACTATTCACGCGGGCGTGCGGATGGCTTATGTGCCGCTCACAGCAAAGCGAATGACCGGCATTGTTTCGCGAGGAGGATCCATCATGGCTAAATGGTGTCTAGCGCATCACAAAGAAAGTTTTTTGTATGAGCGATTTGGTGAAATTTGTGAAATCATGCGTGCTTACGATGTAAGTTTTTCTTTAGGCGATGGGCTGCGCCCGGGTGCTCTAGCCGATGCCAACGATGAAGCGCAATTCGCTGAATTAAAAACGTTGGGCGAGCTCACTCAAACCGCGTGGGAAAACGATGTGCAGGTAATGATTGAAGGTCCGGGGCATGTACCTATGCAATTAATTAAAGAAAATATGGAAAAAGAATTGGACTCCTGTTGTGAAGCGCCGTTTTATACGCTAGGACCTTTGGTGACCGATATTGCACCCGGTTATGATCACATCACATCTGCGATTGGCGCAGCGCAAATCGGCTGGTATGGCACGGCCATGCTGTGCTATGTAACTCCCAAAGAGCACTTAGGCCTGCCTAACAAAGATGACGTAAAAACTGGCATTATCACCTACAAAATATCCGCTCACGCCGCCGATTTAGCCAAAGGACATCCGGGCGCACAAGCGCGTGATGACGCTTTATCGCGAGCACGCTTTGAGTTTCGTTGGGAAGACCAATTTAATCTGAGTCTGGACCCAGATACCGCACGTCGCTTTCATGACGAAACGCTGCCACAAGAGTCAGCTAAAGTTGCGCATTTTTGCTCTATGTGCGGACCAAAATTTTGCTCTATGAAAATCACCCAAGAAATACGCGATTATGCCGCCCAACAAGAATTAGATACCAATCATGCGGTGGCACAGGGAATGGAAGAAAAATCCGTTGAATTTCGGCAAAGTGGTGGAAAAATTTACAGCTAG